A single genomic interval of Dehalogenimonas sp. THU2 harbors:
- a CDS encoding 4Fe-4S double cluster binding domain-containing protein — MPIAAGVIAELEKLGYRACVIPLERLTALENEYRAITSREVWRNSPHLSRHHFDFAPPPDFPARSVLIVAAPVTPVKLGFTRHGRHYAFEVPPLSADHDVDLERIVAAVTSLITPHGYGLIDANVPTKLLASHAGLLENGYNNMGFIEGMGSFFRLSAFFSDMPPGTAVWTEHRVSRSCEVCRACSESCPTGCLGPDGYDVGRCLSLLSKEASDFPEWVHSRWHNSLIGCRICQQVCPMNRELLDTAGTGAEFSETETGAILAGTPFEDLDPATRDKLRYFHLNTYYNILPRNLRLLLDREQADLS; from the coding sequence ATGCCGATTGCCGCCGGAGTTATCGCCGAACTGGAAAAACTGGGCTACCGCGCCTGCGTTATCCCCCTGGAAAGATTGACCGCACTCGAGAACGAATACAGGGCGATAACCAGCCGTGAGGTATGGCGGAATTCCCCCCACCTCTCCCGGCACCACTTCGATTTTGCCCCGCCTCCGGATTTTCCAGCCCGGTCGGTCCTCATCGTGGCCGCGCCGGTTACGCCGGTGAAACTTGGTTTCACCCGCCACGGCCGCCATTACGCCTTTGAGGTGCCGCCGCTGTCCGCTGATCATGATGTTGACCTTGAGCGCATCGTCGCCGCCGTGACCAGTCTCATCACCCCTCACGGTTACGGGCTTATAGATGCCAACGTTCCGACTAAACTCCTGGCCAGTCACGCCGGTCTGCTGGAGAACGGTTACAACAACATGGGTTTTATAGAAGGCATGGGCAGCTTTTTCCGCCTTTCGGCATTTTTCTCGGACATGCCGCCCGGAACCGCCGTCTGGACGGAACACCGGGTCAGCCGGAGCTGTGAAGTCTGCCGCGCCTGTTCCGAAAGCTGCCCCACCGGATGTCTCGGACCGGACGGATACGATGTCGGCCGCTGCCTTTCATTACTCAGCAAGGAAGCCTCAGATTTCCCTGAATGGGTACACTCCCGGTGGCATAATTCACTCATCGGCTGCCGCATCTGTCAGCAGGTCTGTCCGATGAACCGTGAGCTCCTCGACACCGCCGGCACCGGAGCCGAGTTTTCAGAGACGGAAACCGGCGCCATTCTGGCCGGAACCCCTTTTGAAGACCTGGACCCTGCCACCAGGGATAAATTGCGCTACTTTCACTTGAACACTTATTACAATATTCTGCCGCGCAACTTACGTCTGCTGCTCGACAGGGAACAGGCGGATCTTTCATGA
- a CDS encoding phosphohydrolase, with product MTGKCPGQDFRKLRVELHRCPKCRSAVEIFSDEIRVRCQKCGEPVYREKAPSCIEWCASARQCLGEERWQSLKIETKEESNNAGT from the coding sequence ATGACAGGCAAATGCCCGGGCCAGGACTTCCGTAAGCTCAGAGTTGAGCTCCACCGCTGCCCTAAGTGTCGTTCCGCGGTGGAGATATTCTCCGATGAGATACGGGTGCGCTGCCAGAAATGCGGTGAACCGGTCTACCGGGAAAAGGCGCCGTCCTGCATCGAGTGGTGCGCTTCGGCGCGGCAATGCCTTGGTGAGGAACGCTGGCAGTCGCTTAAGATTGAAACAAAGGAGGAATCTAATAATGCCGGTACGTAA
- a CDS encoding Crp/Fnr family transcriptional regulator produces MKTEAIVAALKRSYLFATSSETDLADLVAAAEFRQFAAGEYIFWEAEPSERFYLLTRGRVKVVKHGSQGRETVVGFFGPGEVFGEVAVLEGKPYPASSVAAEDVEVLAVSQQVFRDFIARHPGVAMAMVAILSARLREAQSRLHDLSGERVEQRLARTLERLASKLGRELPFTRQDLADMSGTTLETTIRFLSRLKEGKIITSRRGLVIIEDEEKLRLLAEGPPQA; encoded by the coding sequence ATGAAAACCGAAGCCATAGTCGCCGCACTGAAGCGAAGCTACCTTTTCGCCACTTCATCGGAAACAGATCTTGCAGACCTGGTCGCCGCGGCGGAGTTCCGCCAATTCGCCGCCGGCGAATATATCTTCTGGGAGGCCGAACCATCGGAACGTTTCTATCTTTTAACCCGGGGACGGGTGAAGGTAGTCAAACACGGTTCCCAGGGCCGGGAGACGGTAGTGGGCTTTTTCGGTCCGGGCGAGGTTTTCGGTGAGGTGGCGGTTCTTGAGGGTAAACCGTACCCCGCCTCCAGCGTCGCCGCCGAAGATGTCGAGGTCCTGGCCGTCAGCCAGCAGGTATTTCGTGATTTCATCGCCCGGCACCCCGGTGTCGCCATGGCCATGGTCGCCATCCTGAGCGCCCGCCTCCGGGAAGCCCAGAGCCGGTTGCATGACCTTTCCGGTGAAAGAGTGGAGCAGCGCCTGGCGCGGACTCTGGAGCGTCTGGCATCCAAATTAGGCCGGGAACTGCCCTTCACCCGCCAGGATCTGGCAGACATGTCCGGCACCACGCTGGAGACCACGATCCGCTTTCTCAGCCGCCTTAAAGAAGGCAAGATCATCACCTCGCGCCGCGGCCTGGTCATCATCGAGGATGAAGAGAAGCTCCGCCTGCTGGCCGAAGGCCCCCCGCAGGCCTAG
- a CDS encoding 4Fe-4S ferredoxin, whose amino-acid sequence MPVRKIVCIDEDKCDGCGVCVPSCAEGAIQVIDGKARLVSDIYCDGLGACLGECPRDAITIEEREAPEFDEIAAMKHVARTQPKPPVHACPSARLMSFGHPVSPAPEEHKSPAAPEASALGHWPVQLTLVPPHAPFLKNADILLTADCVPFAYPNFHRDFLKDKALLIACPKLDDYEAHLHKLSQIFAQAQPDSVTVLRMEVPCCGGLTQLVRQAAQMAGVMMPVSEVTIGIRGQVLAAT is encoded by the coding sequence ATGCCGGTACGTAAAATAGTCTGCATCGACGAAGATAAATGCGATGGTTGCGGCGTCTGTGTGCCGTCCTGCGCCGAAGGCGCCATCCAGGTCATCGACGGCAAGGCCAGACTGGTGAGCGATATCTACTGCGACGGCCTGGGCGCCTGCCTGGGTGAATGTCCCCGTGACGCCATCACCATAGAAGAGCGTGAAGCCCCGGAATTCGATGAAATCGCTGCCATGAAGCATGTCGCCCGGACGCAGCCCAAACCCCCCGTCCACGCCTGCCCCTCGGCGCGTCTCATGTCCTTCGGCCATCCCGTCAGCCCCGCACCTGAAGAACACAAATCCCCCGCGGCGCCGGAAGCCTCAGCCCTGGGCCACTGGCCGGTGCAGTTGACGCTGGTGCCGCCGCATGCTCCTTTCCTGAAGAATGCGGATATCCTGCTGACCGCGGATTGCGTGCCGTTCGCCTATCCCAATTTCCACCGGGACTTTCTCAAGGACAAAGCGCTGCTGATCGCCTGTCCCAAGCTGGATGATTATGAAGCCCATCTCCACAAACTTTCCCAGATCTTCGCCCAGGCCCAACCGGACAGCGTGACGGTGCTGCGCATGGAAGTGCCCTGCTGCGGCGGTCTCACCCAGTTGGTCCGTCAGGCGGCGCAGATGGCCGGTGTCATGATGCCGGTCTCTGAAGTCACCATCGGCATCCGCGGCCAGGTGCTGGCCGCCACCTGA